The proteins below are encoded in one region of Chelonia mydas isolate rCheMyd1 chromosome 11, rCheMyd1.pri.v2, whole genome shotgun sequence:
- the STK36 gene encoding serine/threonine-protein kinase 36 isoform X1, with protein sequence MEKYHVLEMIGEGSFGRVYKGRRKYSAQVRRDPGRGSLKSGVVREYSTQVVALKFIPKVGRSEKELKNLQREIEIMRGLHHPNIVQMLDSFETDKEVVVVTDYAEGELFQILEDDGNLPEDQVQGIAAQLVSALYYLHSHRILHRDMKPQNILLSKGGVIKLCDFGFARAMSINTMVLTSIKGTPLYMSPELVQEKPYDHTADLWSVGCILYELFVGTPPFYTNSIFQLVSLIIKDPIKWPKTMSSSFKNFLQGLLMKDPCQRLSWPELLHHPFIAGRVTMIDDTEQHGIANPFTSKLPPELQVLKEKQAHSLAPRSGQSKILRKAREKMAEEARKKEQLKADTPSKKEAARRGPGHKPKAAPEKAALREGEQTARALGSPPGDKNQAVLGEEPNETEWETTEPPPTPREHRITQDYEREFPEEGSKAGPRGRRSIETVHLESEELDSDDEWQHLIEATEASAMQLSTPLSLLGDPAFQQRIRARLQHSSQQVLEGMLEGASHLRPALRVLGNLLATRCDSELLDSFCQAADLPRFLLHLLGQILQSASSKQQPWCITLLADLVGVTTAYFTSASHLGWSRRKRSLQVFHEAAAGFLSLLPKLLAQPMDVEMRLRQQSSMSFALLCEDMDCSSPRVSGPFYANLLAKQRPLLDTLLQGATLELPTPEEPAREAKAAREQRERGADVFTEALAAVCSLPVGRNGCQEAKKQVAQLVAEKLTEENSQLLVRLVAGLERPACSLNVLKVLYSCGHASKSLCQLLAKGQQVPSSLARLVKGEVPMGERLRVQACEASLHLLSLLALQLQALPPRVDLVVSDATELFTQSAVVSLVSAAGFLLAQLGQHGATIEVGREDAMSAMTNALTAPAELHLPPPMGAGLYDGFLLLLLQLLAQGDTVTVRGFASSELWNVAWHRFAMVLHLATDEPVMEGEEPLPGQPTPEPDWTLVSPQGTALFLSLALFVFTREPHQCLLQLAHPDSVIMATFPKLLSLDFLGHLAQTQVGEDGDPELVPAVVLQACQLLCFPFSLDVDTETFRWVMKALRDAEIPAHLLQVCCHHLPFSETALPMSLLCHLVLSDERVIDQLVGVAAASDPASAFLSAILLSDSPLLTMDLLSLLTHVARACPAHLPFLQKILGGSDSACQLLSHLLCHQEHPIRAKACSLLGNLLRHNQDFPRALRSRAGLLERLLERLSDQDESVRRSASFAVGNAAYQDGSLPHALGKAVPGVVRLLSDPQAKTRCNAASALGNLGRQTAELGDVLIQSRAPHLLLEVACHDSQPAVQEAALVALRSVSQQPKIHQVLVSLKASEKLLALSISEAQTSSYGRPRPSSAHHCKKLIHLLRPTHSA encoded by the exons ATGGAGAAATACCACGTGCTGGAGATGATTGGAGAAGGCTCCTTCGGGAGGGTGTACAAGGGGCGCCGGAAATATAGCGCCCAGGTGAGGAGAGATCCAGGAAGGGGCTCTCTCAAGAGTGGGGTGGTACGGGAATACAGCACCCAG GTGGTGGCGCTGAAGTTCATCCCCAAAGTCGGGCGATCGGAGAAGGAGCTGAAGAACCTGCAGCGGGAAATTGAGATCATGAGGGGGCTGCACCATCCCAACATCGTCCAGATGCTCGACAGCTTCGAGACTGACAAGGAG gtggtggtggtgacggACTATGCGGAGGGGGAGCTTTTCCAGATCCTGGAGGATGATGGGAATCTGCCTGAGGACCAG GTTCAGGGCATCGCCGCCCAGCTGGTCTCTGCCCTCTATTACCTCCACTCCCACCGGATCCTGCACCGCGACATGAAGCCCCAGAACATTCTGCTGAGCAAAGGGGGTGTCATCAAGCTCTGCGACTTCGG GTTCGCTCGCGCCATGAGCATCAACACCATGGTGCTGACGTCCATCAAGGGCACCCCGCTGTACATGTCCCCCGAGCTGGTGCAGGAGAAGCCCTACGACCACACGGCCGACCTGTGGTCTGTGGGCTGCATTCTGTACGAGCTGTTCGTGGGGACTCCGCCTTTCTACACCAACAGCATCTTCCAGCTGGTCAGCCTCATCATCAAGGACCCCATCAAGTGGCCCAAAACCATGAGCTCTTCGTTCAAG AACTTCCTGCAAGGCCTGTTGATGAAGGACCCTTGCCAGCGCCTGTCGTGGCCGGAGCTACTGCACCATCCCTTCATCGCTGGACGGGTCACCA TGATCGATGACACAGAGCAACACGGAATCGCGAACCCCTTCACCAGCAAGCTGCCCCCGGAGCTGCAGGTGCTGAAGGAGAAGCAGGCTCACTCGCTGGCCCCCAGGAGTGGCCAGTCCAAGATCCTGAGGAAGGCGCGGGAGAAGATGGCTGAGGAGGCCCGGAAGAAG GAGCAGCTGAAGGCAGACACTCCGTCTAAAAAGGAGGCAGCCAGAAGAGGTCCGGGGCACAAACCCAAAGCAGCCCCTGAGAAGGCAGCCCTCAGGGAGGGCGAGCAGACAGCCCgcgctctgggctcccctcctggAGACAAGAACCAAGCCGTCCTGGGAGAAGAGCCCAACGAGACAGAGTGGGAGACAACTGAGCCTCCCCCTACGCCACG GGAGCACCGGATCACACAGGATTACGAGCGGGAGTTCCCAGAGGAGGGCAGCAAGGCGGGGCCACGCGGCAGGCGCAGCATCGAGACCGTGCACCTGGAGAGCGAG GAACTGGATAGTGACGACGAATGGCAGCATTTGATCGAGGCCACGGAAGCCTCCGCCATGCAGCTGAGCACACCCCTGAGCCTTCTGGGGGACCCGGCCTTCCAGCAGCGCATCCGGGCCCggctccagcactccagccagcAG GTGCTGGAGGGGATGTTGGAGGGAGCGTCTCATCTCCGCCCAGCCCTCCGTGTCCTGGGCAATCTGCTCGCCACCAGGTGTGACTCAGAGCTTCTGGACAGCTTCTGCCAGGCCGCGGATTTGCCTCGCTTCCTGCTGCACCTGCTCGGGCAAATCCTGCAGAGCGCCAGCAGCAAGCAG CAGCCCTGGTGCATCACGCTGCTGGCGGACCTTGTTGGCGTGACAACGGCCTATTTcaccagtgcctcccacctggggTGGAGCCGGAGGAAGAGAAG cctgcAGGTTTTCCACGAGGCAGCTGCCGgcttcctctccctgctgcccaaGCTGCTGGCCCAGCCAATGGACGTCGAGATGAGGCTCCGCCAGCAGAGCAGCATG AGCTTCGCCCTGCTCTGTGAGGACATGgactgcagcagccccagggtgTCGGGCCCCTTCTATGCCAACCTGCTTGCCaagcagcgccccctgctggacacACTCCTCCAGGGGGCCACCCTGGAGCTGCCCACTCCGGAAG AGCCAGCGAGGGAGGCGAAAGCAGCACGAGAGCAGCGTGAGCGTGGGGCAGATGTCTTCACAGAAGCACTGGCCGCAGTCTGCAGCCTCCCCGTGGGGCGGAACGGGTGCCAGGAGGCCAAAAAGCAG GTCGCCCAGCTGGTGGCTGAGAAACTGACGGAGGAAAACAGCCAGCTGTTAGTGAGGCTCGTGGCAGGACTCGAGCGCCCGGCCTGCTCCCTGAACGTGCTGAAG GTCTTGTATTCCTGTGGCCACGCCAGTAAAAGTCTGTGCCAGCTCCTGGCCAAGGGGCAGCAAGTGCCGAGCTCCCTGGCCCGGCTGGTGAAGGGCGAG GTCCCGATGGGGGAGCGGCTGCGGGTGCAAGCCTGCGAGGCATCGCTGCACCTGCTGTCTCTGCTCGCCCTCCAGCTGCAGGCTCTCCCTCCCCG GGTGGACCTGGTGGTGAGTGACGCCACCGAGCTCTTCACCCAGTCGGCTGTCGTCTCCCTCGTG agcgCCGCGGGATTCCTGCTGGCTCAGCTCGGACAGCACGGGGCGACCATCGAGGTGGGGCGCGAGGACGCCATGTCGGCCATGACCAATGCACTCACCGCGCCTGCCGAG CTGCACCTGCCCCCACCCATGGGCGCTGGCCTCTACGATGGATTCCTGCttctcctgctgcagctcctcgcTCAG GGCGACACGGTGACGGTGCGGGGGTTTGCCAGCTCGGAGCTGTGGAACGTCGCCTGGCACCGTTTCGCCATGGTGCTCCACCTGGCCACCGATGAGCCGGTGATGGAGGGCGAGGAGCCACTGCCAGGCCAGCCCACTCCGGAGCCAGACTGGACCCTCGTCTCTCCTCAAG GCACCGCGCTCTTCCTCAGCCTGGCCCTCTTCGTCTTCACCCGAgagcctcaccagtgccttctTCAGCTCGCCCACCCCGACAGCGTCATCATGGCAACCTTCCCCAAGCTGCTGTCCCTCGACTTCCTGGGTCACCTGGCGCAGAC GCAGGTGGGGGAGGACGGTGACCCCGAGCTGGTCCCAGCTGTGGTGCTCCAGGCCTGCCAGCTGCTCTGCTTCCCCTTCTCCTTGGACGTGGACACTGAGACCTTCAGGTGGGTCATGAAGGCCCTGAGAGACGCCGAGATCCCCGCCCATCTCCTCCAG GTCTGCTGCCACCATCTGCCCTTCTCGGAGACCGCGCTTCCCATGAGCCTCCTGTGCCACCTGGTCCTGTCCGACGAGCGGGTCATCGACCAGTTGGTGGGGGTGGCTGCTGCTTCGGACCCCGCCAGTGCCTTCCTGTCGGCCATCTTGCTTTCGGACAGCCCTCTGCTCACAATGGACCTCCTGTCCCTCCTGACCCACGTGGCCCGGGCCTGTCCTGCTCACCTGCCTTTCCTCCAGAAGATCCTGGGCGGCTCGGACTCGGCCTGCCAGCTGCTGAGCCACCTGCTGTGCCACCAGGAGCACCCGATCCGcgccaaggcctgcagcctgctgGGCAACCTGCTGCGTCACAACCAGGACTTCCCCCGGGCGCTGCGGAGCCGGGCGGGCCTGCTGGAGCGCCTGCTGGAGCGCCTGTCGGACCAGGACGAGAGCGTGCGCAGGTCGGCCAGCTTCGCGGTGGGCAACGCTGCCTACCAGGACGGCTCCCTCCCGCACGCCCTAGGGAAAGCCGTGCCCGGCGTGGTGAGGCTTTTGAGCGACCCCCAGGCCAAAACCCGGTGTAATGCCGCCTCCGCTCTGGGGAACTTGGGCAGGCAGACAGCGGAACTGGGGGACGTGCTGatccagagcagagccccccatCTCCTGCTGGAAGTGGCCTGCCACGACTCCCAGccagctgtgcaggaggcagcacTGGTCGCACTGCGGTCCGTCAGCCAGCAGCCAAAGATACACCAG GTGCTCGTGTCGCTCAAGGCCAGCGAGAAGCTGCTGGCACTTTCCATCAGCGAAGCTCAGACCAGTTCCTATGGGAGGCCCCGACCGTCTTCAGCTCATCACTGCAAGAAGCTCATCCACCTTCTGCGCCCAACACACAGTGCCTGA
- the STK36 gene encoding serine/threonine-protein kinase 36 isoform X7, with protein sequence MEKYHVLEMIGEGSFGRVYKGRRKYSAQVRRDPGRGSLKSGVVREYSTQVVALKFIPKVGRSEKELKNLQREIEIMRGLHHPNIVQMLDSFETDKEVVVVTDYAEGELFQILEDDGNLPEDQVQGIAAQLVSALYYLHSHRILHRDMKPQNILLSKGGVIKLCDFGFARAMSINTMVLTSIKGTPLYMSPELVQEKPYDHTADLWSVGCILYELFVGTPPFYTNSIFQLVSLIIKDPIKWPKTMSSSFKNFLQGLLMKDPCQRLSWPELLHHPFIAGRVTMIDDTEQHGIANPFTSKLPPELQVLKEKQAHSLAPRSGQSKILRKAREKMAEEARKKEQLKADTPSKKEAARRGPGHKPKAAPEKAALREGEQTARALGSPPGDKNQAVLGEEPNETEWETTEPPPTPREHRITQDYEREFPEEGSKAGPRGRRSIETVHLESEELDSDDEWQHLIEATEASAMQLSTPLSLLGDPAFQQRIRARLQHSSQQSFALLCEDMDCSSPRVSGPFYANLLAKQRPLLDTLLQGATLELPTPEEPAREAKAAREQRERGADVFTEALAAVCSLPVGRNGCQEAKKQVAQLVAEKLTEENSQLLVRLVAGLERPACSLNVLKVLYSCGHASKSLCQLLAKGQQVPSSLARLVKGEVPMGERLRVQACEASLHLLSLLALQLQALPPRVDLVVSDATELFTQSAVVSLVSAAGFLLAQLGQHGATIEVGREDAMSAMTNALTAPAELHLPPPMGAGLYDGFLLLLLQLLAQGDTVTVRGFASSELWNVAWHRFAMVLHLATDEPVMEGEEPLPGQPTPEPDWTLVSPQGTALFLSLALFVFTREPHQCLLQLAHPDSVIMATFPKLLSLDFLGHLAQTQVGEDGDPELVPAVVLQACQLLCFPFSLDVDTETFRWVMKALRDAEIPAHLLQVCCHHLPFSETALPMSLLCHLVLSDERVIDQLVGVAAASDPASAFLSAILLSDSPLLTMDLLSLLTHVARACPAHLPFLQKILGGSDSACQLLSHLLCHQEHPIRAKACSLLGNLLRHNQDFPRALRSRAGLLERLLERLSDQDESVRRSASFAVGNAAYQDGSLPHALGKAVPGVVRLLSDPQAKTRCNAASALGNLGRQTAELGDVLIQSRAPHLLLEVACHDSQPAVQEAALVALRSVSQQPKIHQVLVSLKASEKLLALSISEAQTSSYGRPRPSSAHHCKKLIHLLRPTHSA encoded by the exons ATGGAGAAATACCACGTGCTGGAGATGATTGGAGAAGGCTCCTTCGGGAGGGTGTACAAGGGGCGCCGGAAATATAGCGCCCAGGTGAGGAGAGATCCAGGAAGGGGCTCTCTCAAGAGTGGGGTGGTACGGGAATACAGCACCCAG GTGGTGGCGCTGAAGTTCATCCCCAAAGTCGGGCGATCGGAGAAGGAGCTGAAGAACCTGCAGCGGGAAATTGAGATCATGAGGGGGCTGCACCATCCCAACATCGTCCAGATGCTCGACAGCTTCGAGACTGACAAGGAG gtggtggtggtgacggACTATGCGGAGGGGGAGCTTTTCCAGATCCTGGAGGATGATGGGAATCTGCCTGAGGACCAG GTTCAGGGCATCGCCGCCCAGCTGGTCTCTGCCCTCTATTACCTCCACTCCCACCGGATCCTGCACCGCGACATGAAGCCCCAGAACATTCTGCTGAGCAAAGGGGGTGTCATCAAGCTCTGCGACTTCGG GTTCGCTCGCGCCATGAGCATCAACACCATGGTGCTGACGTCCATCAAGGGCACCCCGCTGTACATGTCCCCCGAGCTGGTGCAGGAGAAGCCCTACGACCACACGGCCGACCTGTGGTCTGTGGGCTGCATTCTGTACGAGCTGTTCGTGGGGACTCCGCCTTTCTACACCAACAGCATCTTCCAGCTGGTCAGCCTCATCATCAAGGACCCCATCAAGTGGCCCAAAACCATGAGCTCTTCGTTCAAG AACTTCCTGCAAGGCCTGTTGATGAAGGACCCTTGCCAGCGCCTGTCGTGGCCGGAGCTACTGCACCATCCCTTCATCGCTGGACGGGTCACCA TGATCGATGACACAGAGCAACACGGAATCGCGAACCCCTTCACCAGCAAGCTGCCCCCGGAGCTGCAGGTGCTGAAGGAGAAGCAGGCTCACTCGCTGGCCCCCAGGAGTGGCCAGTCCAAGATCCTGAGGAAGGCGCGGGAGAAGATGGCTGAGGAGGCCCGGAAGAAG GAGCAGCTGAAGGCAGACACTCCGTCTAAAAAGGAGGCAGCCAGAAGAGGTCCGGGGCACAAACCCAAAGCAGCCCCTGAGAAGGCAGCCCTCAGGGAGGGCGAGCAGACAGCCCgcgctctgggctcccctcctggAGACAAGAACCAAGCCGTCCTGGGAGAAGAGCCCAACGAGACAGAGTGGGAGACAACTGAGCCTCCCCCTACGCCACG GGAGCACCGGATCACACAGGATTACGAGCGGGAGTTCCCAGAGGAGGGCAGCAAGGCGGGGCCACGCGGCAGGCGCAGCATCGAGACCGTGCACCTGGAGAGCGAG GAACTGGATAGTGACGACGAATGGCAGCATTTGATCGAGGCCACGGAAGCCTCCGCCATGCAGCTGAGCACACCCCTGAGCCTTCTGGGGGACCCGGCCTTCCAGCAGCGCATCCGGGCCCggctccagcactccagccagcAG AGCTTCGCCCTGCTCTGTGAGGACATGgactgcagcagccccagggtgTCGGGCCCCTTCTATGCCAACCTGCTTGCCaagcagcgccccctgctggacacACTCCTCCAGGGGGCCACCCTGGAGCTGCCCACTCCGGAAG AGCCAGCGAGGGAGGCGAAAGCAGCACGAGAGCAGCGTGAGCGTGGGGCAGATGTCTTCACAGAAGCACTGGCCGCAGTCTGCAGCCTCCCCGTGGGGCGGAACGGGTGCCAGGAGGCCAAAAAGCAG GTCGCCCAGCTGGTGGCTGAGAAACTGACGGAGGAAAACAGCCAGCTGTTAGTGAGGCTCGTGGCAGGACTCGAGCGCCCGGCCTGCTCCCTGAACGTGCTGAAG GTCTTGTATTCCTGTGGCCACGCCAGTAAAAGTCTGTGCCAGCTCCTGGCCAAGGGGCAGCAAGTGCCGAGCTCCCTGGCCCGGCTGGTGAAGGGCGAG GTCCCGATGGGGGAGCGGCTGCGGGTGCAAGCCTGCGAGGCATCGCTGCACCTGCTGTCTCTGCTCGCCCTCCAGCTGCAGGCTCTCCCTCCCCG GGTGGACCTGGTGGTGAGTGACGCCACCGAGCTCTTCACCCAGTCGGCTGTCGTCTCCCTCGTG agcgCCGCGGGATTCCTGCTGGCTCAGCTCGGACAGCACGGGGCGACCATCGAGGTGGGGCGCGAGGACGCCATGTCGGCCATGACCAATGCACTCACCGCGCCTGCCGAG CTGCACCTGCCCCCACCCATGGGCGCTGGCCTCTACGATGGATTCCTGCttctcctgctgcagctcctcgcTCAG GGCGACACGGTGACGGTGCGGGGGTTTGCCAGCTCGGAGCTGTGGAACGTCGCCTGGCACCGTTTCGCCATGGTGCTCCACCTGGCCACCGATGAGCCGGTGATGGAGGGCGAGGAGCCACTGCCAGGCCAGCCCACTCCGGAGCCAGACTGGACCCTCGTCTCTCCTCAAG GCACCGCGCTCTTCCTCAGCCTGGCCCTCTTCGTCTTCACCCGAgagcctcaccagtgccttctTCAGCTCGCCCACCCCGACAGCGTCATCATGGCAACCTTCCCCAAGCTGCTGTCCCTCGACTTCCTGGGTCACCTGGCGCAGAC GCAGGTGGGGGAGGACGGTGACCCCGAGCTGGTCCCAGCTGTGGTGCTCCAGGCCTGCCAGCTGCTCTGCTTCCCCTTCTCCTTGGACGTGGACACTGAGACCTTCAGGTGGGTCATGAAGGCCCTGAGAGACGCCGAGATCCCCGCCCATCTCCTCCAG GTCTGCTGCCACCATCTGCCCTTCTCGGAGACCGCGCTTCCCATGAGCCTCCTGTGCCACCTGGTCCTGTCCGACGAGCGGGTCATCGACCAGTTGGTGGGGGTGGCTGCTGCTTCGGACCCCGCCAGTGCCTTCCTGTCGGCCATCTTGCTTTCGGACAGCCCTCTGCTCACAATGGACCTCCTGTCCCTCCTGACCCACGTGGCCCGGGCCTGTCCTGCTCACCTGCCTTTCCTCCAGAAGATCCTGGGCGGCTCGGACTCGGCCTGCCAGCTGCTGAGCCACCTGCTGTGCCACCAGGAGCACCCGATCCGcgccaaggcctgcagcctgctgGGCAACCTGCTGCGTCACAACCAGGACTTCCCCCGGGCGCTGCGGAGCCGGGCGGGCCTGCTGGAGCGCCTGCTGGAGCGCCTGTCGGACCAGGACGAGAGCGTGCGCAGGTCGGCCAGCTTCGCGGTGGGCAACGCTGCCTACCAGGACGGCTCCCTCCCGCACGCCCTAGGGAAAGCCGTGCCCGGCGTGGTGAGGCTTTTGAGCGACCCCCAGGCCAAAACCCGGTGTAATGCCGCCTCCGCTCTGGGGAACTTGGGCAGGCAGACAGCGGAACTGGGGGACGTGCTGatccagagcagagccccccatCTCCTGCTGGAAGTGGCCTGCCACGACTCCCAGccagctgtgcaggaggcagcacTGGTCGCACTGCGGTCCGTCAGCCAGCAGCCAAAGATACACCAG GTGCTCGTGTCGCTCAAGGCCAGCGAGAAGCTGCTGGCACTTTCCATCAGCGAAGCTCAGACCAGTTCCTATGGGAGGCCCCGACCGTCTTCAGCTCATCACTGCAAGAAGCTCATCCACCTTCTGCGCCCAACACACAGTGCCTGA